One stretch of Nycticebus coucang isolate mNycCou1 chromosome 7, mNycCou1.pri, whole genome shotgun sequence DNA includes these proteins:
- the CHPF gene encoding chondroitin sulfate synthase 2, producing the protein MRASLLLSVLRPAGPVAVGISLGFTLSLLSVTWVEEPCGPGPPQPGDSQLPPRGNTNAARRPNSVQPGAERERPGDGAGAGENWEPRVLPYHPAQPGQAAKKAIRTRYISTELGIRQRLLVAVLTSQSTLPTLGVAVNRTLGHRLERVVFLTGARGRRAPPGMAVVTLGEERPIGHLHLALRHLLEQHGNDFDWFFLVPDTTYTEAHGLARLTGRLSLASAAHLYLGQPQDFIGGEPTPGRYCHGGFGVLLSRTLLQQLRPHLEGCRNDIVSAHPDEWLGRCILDATGVGCTGDHEGLHYSYLELSPGEPVQEGDPRFRSALTAHPVRDPVHMYQLHKAFARAELERTYQEIQELQWEIQNTSRLAVDGEQAAAWPVGIPAPSRPASRFEVLRWDYFTEQHAFSCTDGSPRCPLRGADRADVADVLGAALEELNRRYHPALRLQKQQLVNGYRRFDPARGMEYMLDLQLEALTPQGGRWPLTRRVQLLRPLSRVEILPVPYVTEASRLTVLLPLAAAERDLAPGFLEAFATAALEPGDAAAALTLLLLYEPRQAQRAAHADVFAPVKAHVAELERRFPGARVPWLSVQTSVPSPLRLMDLLSKKHPLDTLFLLAGPDTVLTPDFLNRCRMHAISGWQAFFPMHFQAFHPAVAPPQGPGPPELGRDTGRFDRQVASEACFYNSDYVAARGRLAAASEQEEELLESLDMYELFLRFSGLHVLRAVEPALLQRYRAQTCSARLSEDLYHRCRQSMLEGLGSRTQLAMLLFEQEQGNST; encoded by the exons ATGCGGGCATCGCTGCTGCTGTCGGTGCTACGGCCCGCAGGGCCCGTGGCCGTGGGCATCTCCCTAGGCTTCACTCTGAGCCTGCTCAGCGTTACCTGGGTGGAAGAGCCGTGCGGCCCAGGCCCGCCCCAACCCGGAGACTCTCAGCTGCCGCCGCGCGGCAATACGAACGCTGCGCGCCGACCCAACTCGGTGCAGCCTGGAGCCGAGCGCGAGAGGCCCGGGGACGGCGCAGGCGCCGGGGAGAACTGGGAGCCGCGTGTCTTGCCCTACCACCCTGCACAGCCTGGCCAGGCAGCCAAAAAGGCCATCAG GACCCGCTACATCAGCACGGAGCTGGGCATCAGGCAGAGGCTGCTTGTGGCAGTGCTGACCTCACAGTCCACATTGCCCACTCTGGGTGTGGCTGTGAACCGTACTCTGGGGCACCGACTAGAACGTGTAGTGTTCCTGACAGGTGCACGGGGCCGCCGGGCACCGCCTGGCATGGCTGTGGTGACCCTGGGCGAGGAACGTCCCATAGGGCACCTGCATTTGGCGCTGCGCCACCTGCTGGAGCAGCATGGCAACGACTTTGACTGGTTCTTCCTGGTGCCAGACACCACCTACACGGAAGCACACGGACTGGCACGCCTAACTGGCCGCCTTAGCCTGGCCTCTGCTGCCCACCTCTATCTGGGCCAGCCCCAGGACTTCATTGGTGGAGAGCCCACACCGGGCCGTTACTGCCACGGTGGCTTCGGGGTGCTGCTGTCGCGCACACTGCTGCAGCAGTTGCGCCCCCACCTGGAAGGCTGCCGCAACGATATTGTCAGTGCACACCCGGATGAGTGGCTGGGACGCTGCATTCTTGATGCCACGGGGGTGGGCTGCACTGGCGACCATGAG GGGTTACATTATAGCTATCTGGAGCTGAGCCCTGGGGAACCTGTGCAAGAGGGGGACCCTCGTTTCCGCAGTGCCCTGACAGCCCACCCTGTACGTGACCCTGTGCACATGTATCAGCTGCACAAGGCTTTTGCCCGAGCTGAGCTGGAACGCACATACCAGGAGATCCAGGAGTTACAG TGGGAAATCCAGAACACCAGCCGTCTGGCAGTTGATGGGGAGCAGGCAGCTGCCTGGCCTGTGGGCATCCCAGCACCATCCCGCCCAGCCTCTCGCTTTGAGGTGCTGCGCTGGGACTACTTCACGGAGCAGCATGCTTTCTCCTGCACTGATGGCTCACCCCGCTGCCCACTGCGTGGAGCTGATCGGGCTGATGTGGCTGATGTCCTGGGAGCAGCCCTGGAGGAACTCAATCGCCGCTACCACCCAGCCCTGCGGCTCCAGAAACAGCAGCTGGTTAATGGTTACCGCCGTTTTGATCCAGCCCGTGGTATGGAGTACATGTTGGACTTGCAGCTGGAGGCCCTGACCCCCCAGGGTGGCCGGTGGCCCCTCACTCGCCGGGTGCAGCTGCTCCGGCCGCTGAGCCGTGTGGAGATCTTACCTGTGCCCTATGTCACTGAGGCTTCCCGTCTCACTGTGCTGCTGCCTCTGGCTGCAGCTGAGCGTGACCTGGCCCCTGGCTTCCTGGAGGCCTTTGCCACTGCAGCACTGGAGCCTGGTGATGCTGCAGCAGCCCTGACCCTGTTGCTACTGTACGAGCCACGCCAGGCCCAGCGGGCAGCCCATGCAGATGTCTTCGCACCTGTCAAGGCCCACGTGGCAGAGCTGGAACGGCGTTTCCCCGGTGCCCGGGTGCCATGGCTCAGTGTGCAGACATCCGTACCCTCACCACTGCGCCTCATGGATCTGCTCTCCAAGAAGCACCCATTGGATACCTTGTTTCTGCTGGCCGGGCCAGACACGGTGCTTACTCCTGACTTCCTAAACCGCTGCCGCATGCATGCCATCTCCGGTTGGCAGGCCTTCTTCCCCATGCACTTCCAAGCCTTCCACCCGGCTGTAGCCCCACCACAAGGCCCTGGGCCACCAGAGCTGGGCCGCGACACAGGCCGCTTTGATCGCCAGGTGGCCAGTGAGGCCTGCTTCTACAACTCTGACTACGTGGCAGCCCGTGGGCGACTGGCGGCGGCctcagagcaggaggaggagctgcTGGAGAGCCTGGATATGTATGAGCTGTTCCTGCGCTTCTCAGGACTGCATGTGCTGCGGGCAGTGGAGCCAGCACTACTACAGCGCTACCGGGCCCAGACGTGCAGTGCACGGCTCAGTGAAGATCTGTACCACCGCTGCCGCCAAAGCATGCTTGAAGGCCTCGGCTCCCGAACCCAGCTAGCCATGCTGCTCTTTGAGCAGGAGCAGGGCAACAGCACCTGA
- the TMEM198 gene encoding transmembrane protein 198 isoform X2 has protein sequence MTPFGVHLVNSPWSAGYRCFKAVLFLTGLLFGSVVIFLLCYRERVLETQLSAGASAGIALGIGLLCGLVAMLVRSVGLFLVGLLLGLLLAAAALLGSAPYYQPGSVWGPLGLLLGGGLLCALLTLRWPRPLTTLATAVTGAALIATAADYFAELLLLGRYVVERLRAAPVPPLCWRSWALLALWPLLSLMGVLVQWRVTAEGDTHTEVVISRQRRRVQLMRIRQQEERKEKRRKKRPPRAPPRGPRAPPRPGPPDPAYRRRPVPIKRFNGDVLSPSYIQSFRDRQTGSSLSSFMASPTDTDYEYGSRGPVTACSGPPVRV, from the exons ATGACACCTTTTGGGGTGCACCTTGTGAACAGCCCCTGGAGCGCAG GTTACCGCTGCTTCAAGGCAGTACTCTTCCTCACTGGGTTGCTGTTTGGTTCAGTGGTCATCTTCCTCCTGTGCTACCGAGAGCGAGTGCTGGAGACGCAGCTGAGCGCTGGGGCGAGTGCAGGCATTGCGTTGGGCATCGGGCTGCTCTGCGGGCTGGTGGCCATGCTGGTGCGCAGCGTGGGCCTCTTCCTGGTGGGGCTGCTGCTCGGGCTGCTGCTCGCTGCTGCCGCCCTGCTGGGCTCTGCACCTTACTACCAGCCAGGCTCCGTGTGGGGTCCACTGGGTCTGCTGCTGGGGGGCGGCCTGCTCTGTGCCCTGCTCACTCTGCGCTGGCCCCGCCCACTCACCACCCTGGCCACCGCAGTGACTGGTGCTGCGCTCATCGCCACCGCCGCTGACTACTTTGCTGAGCTGCTACTGCTGGGGCGCTACGTGGTGGAGCGTCTACGGGCCGCCCCTGTGCCTCCTCTCTGCTGGCGGAGCTGGGCCCTGCTGGCTCTCTGGCCCCTGCTCAGCCTGATGGGTGTTCTGGTGCAGTGGCGGGTGACGGCCGAGGGGGACACCCACACTGAAG TGGTCATCAGCCGGCAGCGACGACGTGTACAGCTGATGCGCATTCGGCAGCAAGAAGAGCGCAAGGAGAAGCGGCGGAAAAAAAGACCCCCTCGGGCTCCCCCTAGAGGTCCCCGTGCACCTCCAAGGCCTGGGCCCCCTGACCCTGCTTATCGACGCAGGCCAGTGCCCATCAAACGCTTCAATGGGGATGTCCTCTCCCCG AGCTACATCCAGAGCTTCCGAGACCGGCAGACGGGGAGCTCACTGAGCTCCTTCATGGCCTCGCCCACAGACACGGACTATGAGTATGGGTCCCGGGGGCCAGTGACAGCCTGTTCAGGCCCCCCTGTGCGGGTATAG
- the TMEM198 gene encoding transmembrane protein 198 isoform X1, translating into MPGTVATLRFQLLPPEPDDTFWGAPCEQPLERRYQALPALVCIMCCLFGVVYCFFGYRCFKAVLFLTGLLFGSVVIFLLCYRERVLETQLSAGASAGIALGIGLLCGLVAMLVRSVGLFLVGLLLGLLLAAAALLGSAPYYQPGSVWGPLGLLLGGGLLCALLTLRWPRPLTTLATAVTGAALIATAADYFAELLLLGRYVVERLRAAPVPPLCWRSWALLALWPLLSLMGVLVQWRVTAEGDTHTEVVISRQRRRVQLMRIRQQEERKEKRRKKRPPRAPPRGPRAPPRPGPPDPAYRRRPVPIKRFNGDVLSPSYIQSFRDRQTGSSLSSFMASPTDTDYEYGSRGPVTACSGPPVRV; encoded by the exons ATGCCGGGCACTGTGGCAACACTGCGGTTCCAGCTGCTGCCGCCTGAGCCAGATGACACCTTTTGGGGTGCACCTTGTGAACAGCCCCTGGAGCGCAGGTACCAGGCACTTCCGGCCCTCGTCTGCATCATGTGCTGTTTGTTTGGAGTCGTCTACTGCTTCTTCG GTTACCGCTGCTTCAAGGCAGTACTCTTCCTCACTGGGTTGCTGTTTGGTTCAGTGGTCATCTTCCTCCTGTGCTACCGAGAGCGAGTGCTGGAGACGCAGCTGAGCGCTGGGGCGAGTGCAGGCATTGCGTTGGGCATCGGGCTGCTCTGCGGGCTGGTGGCCATGCTGGTGCGCAGCGTGGGCCTCTTCCTGGTGGGGCTGCTGCTCGGGCTGCTGCTCGCTGCTGCCGCCCTGCTGGGCTCTGCACCTTACTACCAGCCAGGCTCCGTGTGGGGTCCACTGGGTCTGCTGCTGGGGGGCGGCCTGCTCTGTGCCCTGCTCACTCTGCGCTGGCCCCGCCCACTCACCACCCTGGCCACCGCAGTGACTGGTGCTGCGCTCATCGCCACCGCCGCTGACTACTTTGCTGAGCTGCTACTGCTGGGGCGCTACGTGGTGGAGCGTCTACGGGCCGCCCCTGTGCCTCCTCTCTGCTGGCGGAGCTGGGCCCTGCTGGCTCTCTGGCCCCTGCTCAGCCTGATGGGTGTTCTGGTGCAGTGGCGGGTGACGGCCGAGGGGGACACCCACACTGAAG TGGTCATCAGCCGGCAGCGACGACGTGTACAGCTGATGCGCATTCGGCAGCAAGAAGAGCGCAAGGAGAAGCGGCGGAAAAAAAGACCCCCTCGGGCTCCCCCTAGAGGTCCCCGTGCACCTCCAAGGCCTGGGCCCCCTGACCCTGCTTATCGACGCAGGCCAGTGCCCATCAAACGCTTCAATGGGGATGTCCTCTCCCCG AGCTACATCCAGAGCTTCCGAGACCGGCAGACGGGGAGCTCACTGAGCTCCTTCATGGCCTCGCCCACAGACACGGACTATGAGTATGGGTCCCGGGGGCCAGTGACAGCCTGTTCAGGCCCCCCTGTGCGGGTATAG